The Bacteroidales bacterium genome has a window encoding:
- a CDS encoding ABC transporter ATP-binding protein — MITARDIHKSYGQLAVLKGIHLDIRKGEIVTIVGASGAGKTTLLQIIGTLERADRGSILIDGTPVHLLADKKLAQFRNRQIGFVFQFHHLLPEFTALENTCIPAYISGSGKKEAESKAAEILGYLGLTERLHHKPAALSGGELQRVAVARALINHPSVILADEPSGNLDSQNAKELHKLFFDLRHQFNQTFIIVTHNTELAGMSDRQLLIRDGIIIEA; from the coding sequence ATGATCACCGCAAGAGATATTCACAAGTCGTACGGACAGCTAGCTGTGCTGAAAGGCATTCATCTGGACATCCGCAAGGGAGAAATCGTAACGATCGTGGGTGCATCAGGAGCAGGGAAAACGACGCTTCTTCAGATCATCGGCACGCTGGAGCGGGCCGACCGGGGCAGCATACTCATCGATGGAACACCGGTCCATTTGCTGGCCGATAAAAAACTTGCTCAATTCCGCAACCGCCAGATTGGTTTTGTTTTCCAGTTTCATCATTTGCTGCCCGAGTTCACAGCGCTGGAAAACACGTGCATTCCGGCTTACATAAGCGGATCCGGTAAAAAAGAAGCCGAAAGCAAAGCAGCGGAAATACTCGGGTACCTTGGGCTCACCGAACGGTTGCACCACAAACCCGCCGCTCTCTCAGGAGGTGAACTGCAGCGCGTGGCCGTGGCCAGGGCACTGATCAACCACCCCTCCGTCATTCTGGCTGATGAACCTTCCGGGAACCTCGATTCACAAAATGCCAAAGAATTGCATAAACTCTTTTTTGACCTTCGCCACCAGTTCAATCAAACATTCATCATTGTCACCCACAACACGGAACTGGCAGGAATGTCGGACCGTCAGCTTCTGATACGCGATGGGATCATCATTGAAGCCTGA
- a CDS encoding tyrosine-type recombinase/integrase: protein MSKSRQKRKSSVVCPDYIPARLVEGKDWYIYFYALDPYSNLLRRKRIKFNRIKSRLDRRRIAQQLIVKINRKLAEGWNPYVEEEAPKAFNRLYEVIDTFLAEKKREMRPDGFRSYNSFGKKLKEWMEKEKQTEMNIFSFNKYFAVEFMNNVYRKNKVSEKTYNNYLIFFRIFWNWMIEKNYTATNPFSEISKKKEKKKNREIIDEPTRIRIKEYLEKNDYSYLVMCLLAFHVLIRPKEIMGIKIKDIDTKKQTIFIPAQTAKNGSDRIGTIPNYMIEMFKKMDIEKIDPSWYLFSEGFKPGKIKVDSRKIAKRWEKLRTDLKLPISIKFYSLRDSGIIQMLEDGISAEYVRQQADHSSLDMTTIYSKHARPDGIEQIKNKSRAF, encoded by the coding sequence ATGTCGAAATCCAGACAAAAAAGAAAAAGTTCGGTGGTCTGCCCCGACTATATTCCTGCCCGACTGGTGGAAGGCAAAGATTGGTACATTTATTTTTATGCCCTTGATCCCTATTCCAATCTATTACGCAGGAAAAGAATAAAGTTCAATCGGATCAAGAGTAGATTGGATCGCAGAAGAATTGCCCAGCAATTGATCGTAAAAATAAACCGGAAACTTGCAGAGGGTTGGAATCCTTATGTTGAAGAAGAAGCACCAAAGGCATTTAACAGATTGTACGAGGTTATTGATACATTCTTGGCGGAGAAAAAAAGAGAAATGCGTCCTGATGGATTCAGATCCTATAATTCATTCGGGAAAAAACTAAAAGAATGGATGGAGAAAGAAAAACAAACTGAAATGAACATTTTCAGTTTCAACAAGTATTTCGCCGTAGAGTTCATGAACAATGTTTACAGAAAGAATAAAGTCAGTGAAAAAACCTACAACAACTACCTGATATTCTTTAGGATATTTTGGAATTGGATGATAGAAAAAAATTATACAGCAACCAATCCCTTCAGTGAAATTTCGAAGAAAAAAGAGAAGAAAAAGAACAGAGAAATTATTGACGAACCAACGAGAATAAGGATCAAAGAATATCTTGAGAAAAATGACTACTCCTATTTGGTAATGTGTTTACTGGCCTTTCATGTATTGATTCGTCCAAAAGAAATCATGGGGATCAAAATCAAGGATATTGATACTAAAAAGCAGACAATTTTCATCCCGGCACAAACGGCTAAAAATGGATCCGATCGAATCGGAACCATACCAAACTATATGATAGAGATGTTTAAAAAAATGGATATAGAAAAAATAGATCCTAGTTGGTACCTATTTTCCGAGGGATTCAAACCTGGTAAAATAAAAGTTGATAGTCGTAAAATTGCCAAAAGATGGGAAAAACTGAGGACGGATCTCAAATTGCCCATATCCATTAAATTTTATTCCCTGCGTGATAGTGGCATCATCCAAATGCTGGAGGACGGTATTTCTGCAGAATATGTGAGGCAGCAGGCTGATCATTCATCCCTGGACATGACCACCATATACTCCAAGCATGCCCGTCCGGATGGCATAGAACAAATCAAAAACAAATCCAGGGCGTTTTAA
- a CDS encoding TusE/DsrC/DsvC family sulfur relay protein gives MPKLDIQGTAFDVDGDGFLQQPELWNEEVAVLFAKHDGTGELNEKHWAVIHFIRDHWKETDMAPMVRKICEHTGLRLREIYELFPMGPARGACKIAGLPKPDGCV, from the coding sequence ATGCCAAAACTTGATATACAGGGAACCGCGTTTGATGTTGACGGCGATGGTTTTTTACAGCAGCCTGAGCTCTGGAACGAAGAAGTGGCCGTACTCTTTGCCAAACACGATGGTACTGGGGAATTGAATGAAAAACACTGGGCCGTGATCCACTTTATCCGTGACCACTGGAAAGAAACGGATATGGCTCCGATGGTTCGCAAAATCTGTGAACATACCGGACTTCGGCTCCGGGAAATCTACGAATTGTTCCCGATGGGGCCTGCGCGGGGCGCCTGTAAGATCGCCGGCTTACCCAAACCGGATGGATGTGTTTAA
- a CDS encoding metallophosphoesterase, which yields MSKKTKILLSAAALLLLAAFYVITLKTAPKNASYFPFLLLLIGLDLFLWKSIHPLLRKTAVYFRIPFTILYWSPFLILILSQLSALFLEAGDTSSPFLIYLMGFVFVMYACKLIPALILLLTVILRHLLITGRRLFSRKSDSSARGLKSLRMVQYAGYGFGMILLVFLVLGMVVWGYNYQVIEQKLELSDLPEGFQGLRIVQISDLHLGTWPSVKKLEQVVNTVNSLDPDLILFTGDLVNSVTGEAIPYEGTLSQFSAPLGIFAVLGNHDYGDYASWDTPEAKEKNMTELYSYFDRIGWRLLCNRHEIVHLNGDSLAIAGVDNWSVYDRFETRGDLRQATTGLDDTRMIILLTHDPTHWEEEVIRDFPQIDLTLSGHTHGFQFGIETNRFQWSPVQWLYGKWAGIYEFVHADGRKQYLYVNRGLGAIGYPGRVGIKPEITLLVLE from the coding sequence ATGAGTAAAAAAACAAAGATATTGCTATCGGCAGCAGCCCTCCTTCTCCTGGCTGCCTTCTATGTCATCACTCTGAAGACCGCTCCGAAAAATGCCAGTTACTTCCCTTTCCTGCTTCTGCTCATTGGGCTTGACCTTTTCCTTTGGAAATCAATCCATCCGCTCTTAAGAAAAACGGCAGTTTACTTCCGGATACCTTTTACCATACTTTACTGGTCACCCTTCCTGATCCTCATCCTGAGCCAGTTATCAGCGCTGTTCCTTGAAGCTGGTGACACATCATCGCCTTTCCTGATCTACCTGATGGGCTTTGTATTCGTAATGTATGCCTGCAAACTCATTCCTGCACTCATCCTGCTTCTGACGGTGATTTTACGCCATCTTTTAATCACAGGCAGACGGCTCTTCAGCAGGAAGAGCGACTCATCGGCCAGAGGATTGAAAAGCCTCCGTATGGTGCAGTACGCTGGCTATGGCTTCGGGATGATCCTGCTGGTCTTTTTGGTTCTCGGCATGGTTGTATGGGGATATAATTACCAGGTCATTGAACAAAAGCTTGAGCTCTCCGACCTTCCTGAAGGTTTCCAGGGATTGCGCATTGTCCAGATCTCTGATCTCCATTTGGGTACCTGGCCCTCCGTGAAGAAACTGGAACAGGTTGTAAACACGGTGAACTCCCTTGACCCTGATCTGATCCTGTTTACAGGAGACCTTGTCAATTCGGTGACCGGTGAGGCGATTCCCTATGAAGGTACCTTAAGCCAGTTCAGTGCGCCACTTGGAATTTTTGCAGTACTTGGCAATCACGATTATGGTGATTATGCATCGTGGGATACCCCTGAAGCAAAGGAGAAGAATATGACGGAACTGTACAGTTACTTTGACAGGATTGGCTGGAGGCTGTTATGCAACCGTCACGAAATCGTTCACTTGAACGGCGATAGCCTGGCAATTGCCGGGGTTGATAACTGGAGTGTCTACGACCGTTTTGAAACAAGGGGAGATCTCCGGCAAGCGACGACGGGATTGGATGATACCCGGATGATCATCCTCCTGACGCATGATCCAACCCATTGGGAAGAGGAAGTCATCCGGGATTTCCCGCAGATTGATCTTACACTGTCCGGTCATACCCACGGTTTTCAGTTTGGCATTGAGACCAACCGCTTTCAGTGGAGTCCTGTCCAATGGCTGTACGGCAAATGGGCCGGAATATATGAATTTGTTCATGCAGACGGGCGAAAACAATACCTTTATGTCAATCGCGGGTTGGGAGCTATCGGGTATCCGGGGCGTGTAGGGATTAAGCCGGAGATAACGCTATTGGTGCTTGAGTGA
- a CDS encoding (Fe-S)-binding protein, whose protein sequence is MARKRRAIMSDDLMTSREKALKALKDNLDGRLLSNLNSCVHCGLCGESCQYFLTTRDPRFIPGRKVDLISGIYRRYHTVAGRFIPRLVGARDLDEDAAREMVDVLFGACTMCGRCTAHCSIGIDIPFLVRSARTLLSEMDLVPKGLRSTVDAAIQSGNNMAIPHNEFVDTILWLEEDLKMEVNDESASIPLDQPGKKIMYTLNPREPKFFPLSISAMAKVFYAAGESWTLSSKVYDVTNYAYYSGEDRLAAELTDRLVSEMQTLGSEIMVLAECGHGSRSIRWEGPEWIERSYPFEVITAVELLADYIRSGRIKVDPAKNKLPVTLHDPCNLVRLGGVIEEQRYILKHTVSNFIEMTPNRTDNYCCGGGGGQLSMSEYNDRRLKIGKLKADQIQRTGAKIVATPCHNCIDQIMGLNQHYGLGVEVKTLGEIVADALVLNP, encoded by the coding sequence ATGGCCCGTAAAAGAAGAGCGATCATGAGCGATGACCTGATGACATCCCGGGAAAAAGCACTGAAGGCATTGAAGGATAACCTCGACGGGCGCCTACTTTCAAACCTGAACAGTTGTGTTCATTGCGGATTGTGCGGTGAATCCTGCCAGTATTTTCTGACAACACGGGATCCCCGGTTCATCCCTGGCCGCAAGGTGGATTTGATTTCGGGCATTTACAGAAGATACCACACCGTAGCCGGCAGATTCATCCCCAGGCTGGTTGGCGCCCGGGATCTGGACGAAGATGCGGCCCGGGAAATGGTGGATGTGCTCTTCGGTGCGTGTACGATGTGCGGAAGATGTACGGCACACTGTTCCATCGGGATTGATATTCCGTTTTTGGTCAGATCAGCCCGGACCTTGCTCTCTGAAATGGACCTGGTGCCAAAAGGTTTAAGGTCAACGGTCGATGCCGCCATCCAGTCGGGTAATAACATGGCCATACCGCACAACGAATTTGTGGATACGATCCTCTGGCTGGAAGAAGATCTGAAAATGGAGGTAAATGATGAATCTGCCTCGATCCCCCTTGACCAGCCAGGCAAAAAGATCATGTATACGCTGAATCCCAGGGAGCCAAAATTCTTTCCGCTTTCGATCAGTGCCATGGCCAAGGTCTTCTATGCAGCAGGTGAGAGCTGGACTTTGTCGAGCAAGGTCTACGATGTCACCAATTATGCCTATTATTCAGGCGAGGATCGGCTGGCTGCTGAACTCACCGACCGGCTGGTCAGTGAAATGCAAACCCTCGGCTCGGAGATAATGGTTCTGGCAGAGTGTGGACACGGTTCCCGCTCCATCCGCTGGGAAGGACCCGAATGGATCGAAAGGTCCTATCCATTTGAGGTGATCACGGCCGTTGAATTACTGGCAGATTACATCCGCTCTGGCAGAATAAAGGTAGATCCCGCCAAAAACAAACTTCCGGTAACCCTTCACGATCCCTGCAACCTTGTCAGGCTGGGCGGAGTGATTGAAGAGCAGCGCTACATTCTGAAGCATACGGTCAGCAACTTCATTGAGATGACACCCAACCGCACCGACAATTACTGCTGCGGTGGCGGTGGCGGCCAGCTTTCGATGAGTGAATACAACGACAGAAGGCTGAAGATCGGCAAGCTGAAAGCTGACCAGATACAAAGAACCGGTGCAAAGATCGTCGCCACGCCCTGCCATAACTGCATAGACCAGATCATGGGACTTAACCAGCATTACGGACTGGGCGTGGAGGTTAAAACACTGGGCGAGATCGTAGCAGATGCGCTGGTGCTCAATCCATAA
- a CDS encoding aminotransferase class V-fold PLP-dependent enzyme yields the protein MGELIYLDNAATTYPKPVVVYDFMDEFYRKNGVNPGRSGYDKTLECEELVFSTRKMLTDFFNGTNPYYLTFSYNASDSLNMIIQGMLSKGDHVITSNLEHNSVLRPLYHKKHDGDIDVTYIPFNDRGYLDPDDVKKAFRKNTRLVIINHGSNVIGTIQPIAEIGRCCREAGIYFAVDASQTAGHIPIDVQSMCIDLLAFTGHKCLFGPTGIGGSYVGENVPIRGTRFGGTGVRSAYPFHLEEFPYRMEVGTLNIVGVAGLCAGNRWIREQGVENLHRKDMVLWQKLRDGLRQIDGVILYCAESSDHHNGVLSFNIQGWEAGDVGTMLDVDHNIACRTGLHCAPLVHVQLGTDKIHGSVRFSIGPFNTEEHIDRAIEAVKEIALMRRSKSKE from the coding sequence ATGGGAGAATTGATTTACCTTGACAATGCGGCGACAACCTACCCGAAGCCGGTAGTGGTTTACGATTTCATGGATGAATTTTACCGGAAGAACGGTGTCAATCCAGGCCGGTCAGGGTATGACAAGACACTGGAATGTGAAGAACTGGTTTTTTCAACACGAAAAATGCTGACTGATTTTTTCAATGGTACGAATCCCTACTATCTTACGTTCAGTTACAATGCGAGTGACTCGCTGAACATGATCATTCAGGGCATGTTAAGCAAGGGGGATCACGTGATCACCAGCAATTTGGAGCATAATTCGGTTCTCAGGCCCCTGTATCATAAAAAACACGATGGTGATATTGACGTCACCTATATTCCATTTAATGATCGTGGTTACCTTGATCCTGATGATGTAAAGAAAGCTTTCCGGAAGAACACGCGGCTGGTGATCATCAACCACGGATCGAATGTGATTGGCACCATTCAGCCAATTGCTGAAATTGGGCGTTGCTGCCGGGAAGCAGGGATCTATTTTGCCGTTGACGCAAGCCAGACAGCCGGTCACATTCCGATTGACGTACAATCCATGTGCATCGACCTGCTTGCCTTCACCGGGCACAAATGCCTGTTCGGGCCCACGGGCATCGGCGGCTCCTATGTTGGAGAAAATGTTCCCATCAGGGGTACACGCTTTGGAGGGACAGGTGTGCGTTCAGCCTATCCGTTCCATCTGGAGGAGTTTCCCTACAGGATGGAAGTCGGCACGTTGAATATTGTCGGCGTGGCAGGGCTTTGTGCGGGGAACCGCTGGATCAGGGAACAGGGCGTTGAGAACCTGCACAGGAAAGATATGGTGCTCTGGCAAAAATTACGGGATGGACTCCGGCAAATTGACGGTGTCATTCTCTATTGTGCTGAGAGTTCAGATCACCACAACGGCGTTTTAAGCTTTAACATCCAGGGCTGGGAGGCAGGAGATGTCGGGACCATGCTGGATGTTGACCACAACATCGCCTGCCGTACGGGATTGCATTGCGCACCGTTGGTGCATGTGCAGCTTGGAACAGATAAAATCCACGGCTCAGTCAGGTTCAGCATTGGACCGTTCAACACGGAAGAGCACATTGATAGGGCTATTGAGGCTGTGAAGGAAATAGCCCTCATGAGAAGATCAAAAAGCAAAGAGTAA
- a CDS encoding aminotransferase class V-fold PLP-dependent enzyme, with protein sequence MDRQKELEEYFQQFRQNIIGQDLVITTPFGKKLILYADWIASGRLYRPIEERLVNVIGPYVGNTHTETTETGTLMTKAYHLAQKKIKDHVHASPSDVVITSGFGMTGVVNKFQRILGLRGCGRLARRDCLEEKLRPVVFLTHMEHHSNHTSWFETATDIVQLQPDKDLLVDPDELRRSLEKYSDRPVKIASVTACSNVTGIQTPYHEIARIMHENGGVIFVDFAASAPYVDINMHPEDPMKRLDAIFFSPHKFLGGPGSSGVLVFSSSLYDNPVPDQPGGGTVDWTNPWGEYKYIDDIEAREDGGTPGFLQAIKTALAIELKNQMGTQMIQEREAFLVRKAFEGLDQIPGIHILANNIRERLGVISFYLDGLHYNLVVKLLNDLFGIQVRGGCACAGTYGHFLLDVSHEHSREITQRISHGDLSVKPGWVRLSLHPTVTGDDLDRILEGIEFIALNGHRYSGQYEYNKRTNEFRHISEPEDKTVLVKDWFDLT encoded by the coding sequence ATGGACAGGCAAAAAGAGCTCGAGGAATATTTCCAGCAATTCAGACAAAACATCATCGGCCAGGACCTGGTGATAACCACTCCATTTGGAAAAAAATTGATCCTCTACGCCGACTGGATTGCAAGCGGAAGGCTTTACAGGCCGATAGAAGAAAGACTGGTGAATGTGATCGGACCTTATGTTGGCAATACCCACACCGAAACCACCGAAACGGGAACGCTGATGACCAAGGCCTATCACCTGGCACAAAAGAAGATCAAGGACCACGTGCACGCCAGCCCGTCGGATGTGGTCATCACTTCAGGATTTGGGATGACGGGTGTTGTCAATAAGTTTCAGCGTATCCTGGGACTGAGGGGTTGTGGGCGACTGGCCAGAAGGGATTGCCTTGAGGAAAAGCTACGTCCTGTGGTGTTCCTCACCCATATGGAACATCATTCCAATCATACTTCCTGGTTTGAGACAGCGACCGACATCGTACAGTTGCAGCCCGACAAAGATTTGCTGGTCGATCCGGACGAGCTGCGTCGCAGCCTTGAAAAGTACAGCGACAGGCCGGTGAAGATCGCATCGGTGACTGCCTGCTCCAACGTCACGGGGATTCAGACACCTTATCACGAGATCGCCAGGATCATGCATGAGAACGGCGGAGTCATATTTGTTGATTTTGCTGCTTCAGCGCCCTATGTCGATATCAACATGCATCCCGAAGATCCAATGAAAAGGCTGGACGCCATTTTCTTTTCTCCCCATAAGTTCCTGGGCGGGCCCGGCAGTTCAGGCGTGCTGGTTTTCTCTTCCTCACTTTACGATAATCCCGTACCCGATCAACCGGGAGGTGGCACAGTGGATTGGACCAACCCGTGGGGAGAATATAAATACATTGATGACATTGAGGCACGCGAAGACGGGGGTACTCCTGGATTTTTACAGGCAATCAAAACTGCGCTCGCCATAGAGTTAAAAAACCAGATGGGAACACAAATGATACAGGAGCGGGAAGCCTTTCTGGTCAGAAAGGCATTCGAAGGACTGGATCAGATCCCGGGGATCCATATCCTGGCCAACAACATAAGGGAACGGCTGGGAGTGATCTCTTTCTATCTGGACGGATTGCATTACAACCTGGTTGTCAAATTGCTCAATGATCTTTTTGGCATCCAAGTCAGGGGCGGCTGCGCCTGCGCAGGAACTTACGGTCATTTCCTGCTGGACGTGAGCCACGAGCATTCGCGTGAGATCACGCAGCGGATCAGTCACGGTGATCTTTCGGTGAAACCAGGCTGGGTGAGGCTTTCACTTCATCCCACCGTAACCGGCGATGACCTTGACCGTATTTTGGAAGGCATAGAATTTATTGCCCTGAATGGTCATCGTTATTCAGGGCAGTATGAATATAACAAAAGGACCAATGAGTTCAGGCACATAAGCGAGCCTGAGGACAAGACTGTACTTGTGAAAGACTGGTTTGATCTGACGTAG
- a CDS encoding aconitase/3-isopropylmalate dehydratase large subunit family protein: MGRTFAEKIFNANAGAIVFKKPDIVMSHDNTASIEKTFRKMGGTKVSDPDQLFIVLDHNAPPTSSKLSNDYQRIREIAADQGVTKFHDVGDGICHQLMALYARPGMLIVGSDSHTCTAGAFNAFAAGIDRTETAGLWKQGETWFLVPESIKVILHKKFNKGVYAKDLSLWIIGMIGSSGADYRSIEFHGDGVATLSISDRMTLANLASEMGAKNAVFPADPILEEHFGKKIPGVWADEDAQYVREITINLDEIFPVVAAPHHVDNVKAVSEVQGTRLHQALVGTCTNGRLEDLREAARVLKGKKIPPGFQFLVIPASKEIYLQAMEEGLIRIFIESGANVLSSSCGPCLGTGQGIPADGHTVISTANRNFKGRMGNKESGIYLASPATVAVSALHGEITDPRGIKASDKFPYASAQSPTVTIPDGEDRFLKGTWNYADVNNLNTDQMFAGNLTYNVLSSEPDKIMPHLFKGFDDSFAERVKSGDIIIAGANFGCGSSREHPSVGLAYAGIKAVICKSVNRIFYRSSVNQGLPIIILPEAVNDYKAGDKIEIEFEKGIVKIGEKSFAFEPLPDKLMAIFQAKGLVNYIRNA, encoded by the coding sequence ATGGGACGAACATTCGCAGAAAAAATCTTCAACGCCAACGCAGGCGCCATTGTATTTAAAAAGCCCGACATCGTCATGTCGCACGATAATACGGCCAGCATCGAGAAAACTTTCCGGAAAATGGGAGGAACAAAGGTCAGCGACCCGGATCAGCTGTTCATTGTGCTCGATCATAACGCCCCACCAACCAGTTCAAAATTATCCAACGACTACCAGCGGATACGGGAAATCGCTGCAGATCAGGGTGTGACCAAATTCCACGATGTCGGTGATGGTATCTGCCACCAGCTAATGGCCCTCTATGCCCGCCCGGGTATGCTCATTGTCGGCAGCGACAGCCATACCTGCACCGCCGGCGCCTTCAACGCATTCGCCGCCGGTATCGACCGCACTGAAACTGCCGGGCTTTGGAAACAGGGGGAAACCTGGTTCCTGGTACCAGAAAGCATTAAAGTAATACTTCATAAGAAATTTAATAAAGGAGTGTATGCTAAGGACTTATCTCTCTGGATCATTGGCATGATCGGTTCCAGCGGGGCCGATTACCGTTCCATTGAATTTCACGGGGATGGTGTAGCCACCCTTTCGATCTCTGACCGTATGACGCTCGCTAACCTGGCCTCTGAAATGGGTGCCAAGAATGCAGTTTTTCCGGCTGATCCTATTCTGGAAGAACATTTTGGTAAAAAAATTCCGGGTGTATGGGCGGATGAAGATGCACAGTATGTCAGGGAAATTACCATCAACCTGGATGAAATCTTCCCCGTGGTGGCGGCACCGCACCATGTGGATAATGTGAAAGCGGTTTCGGAAGTACAGGGTACCAGGTTGCATCAGGCCCTGGTGGGAACCTGCACCAATGGCCGCCTGGAAGACCTGCGCGAAGCAGCCCGCGTACTCAAAGGCAAAAAAATACCTCCCGGATTCCAGTTCCTGGTGATCCCTGCATCTAAGGAGATCTATCTTCAGGCAATGGAGGAAGGTCTTATCCGCATATTCATCGAATCCGGGGCCAACGTCCTGTCGTCTTCCTGCGGCCCCTGCCTGGGTACCGGCCAGGGAATTCCTGCCGACGGTCATACGGTCATATCCACGGCCAACAGGAACTTCAAGGGAAGGATGGGGAATAAGGAATCCGGCATCTACCTTGCATCGCCGGCAACAGTGGCGGTGTCGGCCCTTCACGGTGAAATAACGGATCCCCGCGGAATAAAGGCTTCGGATAAGTTCCCTTACGCTTCGGCTCAAAGTCCTACGGTCACTATCCCCGATGGCGAAGACCGCTTCCTGAAAGGAACGTGGAACTACGCGGATGTCAACAACCTGAACACGGACCAGATGTTCGCCGGAAACCTGACGTATAACGTCCTCAGCTCTGAGCCGGATAAGATAATGCCCCATTTGTTCAAGGGTTTCGACGACAGCTTTGCCGAAAGGGTCAAATCAGGGGACATTATCATTGCCGGTGCCAATTTCGGCTGCGGCAGCTCACGCGAACATCCGTCTGTGGGGCTTGCCTATGCCGGGATCAAAGCCGTCATCTGCAAATCCGTCAACCGTATATTCTACCGCTCATCCGTCAACCAAGGGCTTCCGATCATTATCCTTCCAGAGGCTGTGAATGACTATAAAGCTGGTGATAAGATTGAGATCGAATTCGAGAAAGGGATCGTTAAAATAGGGGAGAAGTCGTTCGCTTTTGAACCTTTGCCCGATAAGCTGATGGCCATCTTTCAGGCTAAAGGCCTTGTCAATTATATCCGGAACGCGTAA
- the sucC gene encoding ADP-forming succinate--CoA ligase subunit beta, translating into MNLHEYQGKSILRKYGVQVPEGTVAFSPDEAVDAAWLIREKSGVDKWAVKAQIHAGGRGKGGGVRIAKSFDEVKEHAKNMIGMMLITPQTGPEGKKVGKVLVEQNIYYEGESPVQEFYMSMLLNRNSAKYMIVYSPRGGMNIEQVAEETPDQIFREEIETGVGITDFQCRKIAFNFGLSGKAFKEMTAFVKALYKAFLDSDASLFEINPVFKTSDNRIFAADAKVVIDDNAVYRHPDIHTMRDLEEEDPTEVEASKFDLNYIKLNGNIGCMVNGAGLAMATMDIIKLSGGEPANFLDVGGSASARRVEEAFRLILQDPNVEGILVNIFGGIVRCDIVAQGIVDACKNIGEIKVPIIVRLQGTNATEGKEIIDRSGLKVYSAIHLQEAAERVTKILQEKS; encoded by the coding sequence ATGAATCTTCACGAATACCAGGGCAAGTCAATTCTGAGAAAATACGGTGTACAGGTACCGGAGGGCACAGTGGCATTTTCGCCGGATGAGGCGGTGGACGCGGCGTGGTTGATCCGTGAAAAGAGCGGTGTGGACAAATGGGCTGTCAAGGCCCAGATCCATGCAGGCGGACGCGGAAAAGGCGGAGGGGTGCGGATTGCCAAATCGTTCGATGAAGTGAAAGAACACGCCAAAAATATGATCGGCATGATGCTGATCACCCCTCAGACAGGCCCGGAGGGGAAAAAGGTTGGCAAGGTGCTGGTGGAGCAGAACATCTACTATGAAGGCGAATCCCCCGTTCAGGAATTTTACATGAGCATGCTGCTGAACAGGAATTCGGCAAAGTATATGATCGTTTACTCACCCCGCGGTGGAATGAACATCGAACAGGTGGCTGAGGAAACACCTGATCAGATTTTCAGGGAAGAGATTGAGACCGGGGTGGGCATCACGGATTTCCAATGCCGTAAGATCGCTTTCAACTTCGGGCTCAGCGGGAAAGCGTTCAAGGAGATGACGGCTTTCGTAAAAGCATTGTACAAAGCCTTTCTTGATTCAGATGCATCCCTGTTCGAGATCAATCCTGTTTTCAAGACATCCGATAACCGCATCTTCGCCGCCGATGCCAAGGTAGTCATTGACGACAATGCAGTTTACCGCCACCCAGACATCCATACCATGCGGGATCTGGAAGAAGAGGATCCCACCGAGGTGGAGGCCAGCAAATTCGATCTGAACTACATCAAGCTCAATGGCAATATCGGATGTATGGTCAATGGCGCAGGGCTTGCGATGGCCACCATGGATATCATTAAGCTTTCGGGTGGTGAACCGGCTAACTTTCTGGATGTGGGAGGCTCAGCCAGCGCCCGAAGGGTGGAGGAGGCCTTCCGGCTTATCCTCCAGGATCCCAACGTCGAGGGAATCCTGGTGAATATTTTTGGTGGCATTGTCAGGTGCGATATCGTTGCTCAGGGTATCGTGGATGCTTGTAAAAACATTGGAGAGATCAAGGTGCCGATCATCGTCAGGCTGCAGGGCACCAACGCCACGGAAGGAAAAGAGATCATCGACCGGTCAGGCTTGAAGGTCTATTCAGCCATACATCTTCAGGAAGCTGCTGAACGGGTGACAAAAATCTTACAGGAAAAATCCTAA